A stretch of DNA from Phormidium ambiguum IAM M-71:
GTGCCAAAATTTCCTGTTCCCGGCGAGTCAGGGGATTGATTAATACTTCTGTTGATTTCACATCTGAGGATGGATTTGCCGCAAAAGCAGCACGTATTTCCGCAGTAACAGTTTGATCCCACCAAGAAGCACCTGCGGCGACAGAACGCAGTGCCAAAATTAAAACTTCTGCTTCAATACCTTTAAGACAATATCCTTGAGCACCTGCGCCAATTAAGCGTTCGATCAGAGGTTTTTGGGAATGAGAAGTGAGAACTAAAATGGGTAATTGTGAATGCTGTTCTTTGATGCGACGACAAGCTTCTACTCCGCCAATCCCCGGTAATCCTACATCCAACAAAACAACATCTAAGGGATATTGATTGGCTAATTCTACAGCTGTTTCACCGTCGGTGGCTTCTGCTACTATTTCTATTCCTGGTTCTTGTTGCAGGCGCATAAACAAACCGAGGCGAAATAGTTCATCATCTTCGACTAAAAGTATCCGCAAAGGTGCAGGTTTCATTACGAATTCTCAGAAGTTGCTGGGGAAGTTGGGAGTCGAAAACCAAACAAAGCACCAGATGGAAGTAGGTTTTCTGCCCAAATTGTACCGCCATGTGCGGCAATAATTTGCCGACTTAAATATAAGCCTAGTCCAGAACCTTGACTTTGGCGATCGCTATTTCCTTGGTAAAATCGCTCAAATAAGTGAGCTAGTTCATCTGTAGGTATCCCTTGTCCACAATCTAAAATCTTCACTACTTGTTGATGGGAATCACTTTCTAATATCACGTTGATTTTGCCCCCACGTGGAGAATGATTTATCGCATTAATTAGTAAATTAGTAAAGACTCGCTGTAATTGTAAAGCATCTCCATTTACCCACAAATTTTTCCGAAAATTTGATTCTCCATAATTAAGTGTAATATGCACTCGACGTGAGGCGGCTAATTCTGTCAGAGTAGCAATTACTTCTTCAACTAATGAACATAAATTGACTGATGTTAGTTGTAATTTTAATCCTTCGGAATCATAGTGGTATATATCTAAGAGAGTTTGGACTAATTGTAGCGTCGATTGATGAGAACGAATCATCATTTCTAAGACTTTACGTTGAGCAAAACTACATTCGCCAAATTGTCCTCTTTGAAAAGATTTAATTGTTTCAATCGCGCCTAAAAGTGGAGTTTTTAAATCGTGAGTCAGTGTAGAAATGAAATCTTCTCGCATACTCGCTAGTTGTTTTTGGTAAAGTAATTGGGCTTGCTGATGAGCAATTGCTTCTTCATAATGACGAATGCGATCGCTTAACCATCCTGTTACCAAAAGTGCCAATACTGCGATTAATCGATTTGCCACAGTTGGTGGCAATAAATGTTCGCGGGGTATCAGTAAATTTAACAGTGTTAATACCGAAGCTGCTAAGGTTACTTGTAAATTTGCTCTTCTACCTAAACGATAATTAGTCAATAAAATTGGCCCTATATAAAGATAGCCAAATAAATATTCTGAGGGGGTAGCATATTCTAAAGATATGACGATCGCAAATGCGATCGCAATCATTACCCAAGTATTTCTGCGATCGTTTTTGCTAAAAATATTTGCTTTCATTGTTCATTATGAATACGTTTTCTAGGATAAATTTTAAATATCGCTGCATAATTCTCAATTATATTAGCGTAAACCGATCGAACAAACTACAACTATACTTATAGATATAAATTAATTTATATCTATAAGTATAGTTGTACCTAAAAGCTATATATATAAACTTAAATAGCAAATTTAAATAAAATTCTATTCCCAATCAGATGTTAATAAGCCTGAAATAATGAAATATTGTTATAGAATTTAATTGGCTAAATAAATGATTAAAACCAAACTAATTCAAGCAAGCATACAACTTAACAGTTATTACTATTGTTTACCTTGCTTAGAAAGCATAAGGGCAGATGAATTAATTTTAGCGAGTCATGAAGTTAAGGGCGGAAAGGCAGCAGAATTAAGGTATAAGTTGTAACTTAGTAAATAACCCTGATTCTGAGCAACAATAATTATTCCAATGGTAAAATTTTCAGTTAACTAGATTGAACATCATAAATTGGTAAACATTTATGTGGCAAGGCTTTCTACAAATTGCGTTAACTATTATCATTCTCATCATGATTACCCCATTTTTGGGGCGCTACATGGCACGAGTTTATTTAAATAAAAAAACCTTTTTAGATTTTCTAATTTCCCCAATAGAAAACCTAACTTATAACTTGAGTGGCATCCGTTATAAAGAAGACATGACGGGTTGGCAATATACTAGGGCAATACTTTACAGCAACCTATTCATGGGGATTTTT
This window harbors:
- a CDS encoding response regulator, with the protein product MKPAPLRILLVEDDELFRLGLFMRLQQEPGIEIVAEATDGETAVELANQYPLDVVLLDVGLPGIGGVEACRRIKEQHSQLPILVLTSHSQKPLIERLIGAGAQGYCLKGIEAEVLILALRSVAAGASWWDQTVTAEIRAAFAANPSSDVKSTEVLINPLTRREQEILALIAAGKSNQEIAELLYITIGTVRVHVHAILQKLEVRDRTQAAVLAIQKDLVAAELLGKH
- a CDS encoding sensor histidine kinase; translated protein: MKANIFSKNDRRNTWVMIAIAFAIVISLEYATPSEYLFGYLYIGPILLTNYRLGRRANLQVTLAASVLTLLNLLIPREHLLPPTVANRLIAVLALLVTGWLSDRIRHYEEAIAHQQAQLLYQKQLASMREDFISTLTHDLKTPLLGAIETIKSFQRGQFGECSFAQRKVLEMMIRSHQSTLQLVQTLLDIYHYDSEGLKLQLTSVNLCSLVEEVIATLTELAASRRVHITLNYGESNFRKNLWVNGDALQLQRVFTNLLINAINHSPRGGKINVILESDSHQQVVKILDCGQGIPTDELAHLFERFYQGNSDRQSQGSGLGLYLSRQIIAAHGGTIWAENLLPSGALFGFRLPTSPATSENS